GAGAGCGTCGCGATGCCGGCAGTCGCTCTGAGGGTTAGTCGTCGGACGGATCGACGGGAGCCGAACGCCCGAGCGGCGAAACGCGGAGCGGCGTAACGAGTGCAACCGGCCGGAAGCGCCCGCACGAGTGTCGATTTGTGGAGAGGGGCATTCAGCGGATGGATGTGGCGATAAATTCTATGATGCTATACAAAATGGCAGTCGGCGGGAGGACGGACGATCCCCGCGCCGCCGACCGTCCGACTTTTCTTCTCGAACGGGAACAGACAGGTATGACCGAGTTCGACCCCGAGAAGTTCGAGGACAAGTACGTCCACTACTTCCCGGAACTCCAGCGCGCCTACAAGAACGCCTTCAGCACCATGAACGACGAGTACGACTCGAACCTGATCCACGCCATCGACCAGCAGATTCTGAACGAGTCCGAACCCGTCTACGAGGACGGCGAGTTTCGGATTCGCCTCCCGGAGAACCCCGAGGAACGACTGACCGGCGTCGTCGTCGACGACGAGAAACTGGACGCCGTGCTGGAGCGCTACGTCGAGGAGTTGAAGGCCGAACACCGCCGCGTGTTCGGCGTGAGCGGCTGAGTCGGATTCGCACGAACCAAAGGCCTAAGCCGGTTCGTCCCGAATCGCGAGACATGAGCACGGACGCGACCAACGCCGACGAAGACCTGAAAGAACGCGTCACCAACTTCCTGCGGCGCAACTTCCCGCAGATTCAGATGCACGGCGGGTCGGCCGCCATCCAGCACCTCGACCGCGAGACGGGCGAGGTCACCATCATGCTGGGCGGCGCCTGCTCGGGATGCGGCATCTCCCCGATGACGATTCAGGCCATCAAGAGCCGGATGGTCAAGGAGATTCCCGAGATAGAGACGGTCAACGCCGACACCGGGATGGGCGGCGACGGCGGCCACGACGGCGGCATGTCCCCCTCGTTCCCCGGCGAGTCGAGTTCCGACGACGGCGGTAGCGACGAAGGCCCGCAGGCGCCCTTCTAACGGAACGAGAGCCCGTTTCACGCCGTCCCGCGCGGCGAGCGAAAACCCGTGACTCTTTCGTCCCCTCCCCCCGAGAGGCGAGTATGAGCACTGAGGCACCCGAGAACGTTCTCTTCGTCGTGATGGACACGGTTCGGAAGGACCGCCTCGGGCCGTACGGGTACGACCGGGGGACGACGCCGAACCTCGACGCGTTCGCCGAGGAGGCGACGGTGTTCGAGCAGGCGGTCGCTCCGGCGCCGTGGACGCTGCCCGTCCACGCGTCGCTGTTCACCGGCATGTACCCCTCGCACCACGGCGCCGACCAGGAGAACCCCTACTTGGAGGGCGCGACGACCCTCGCGGAGACGCTCTCGGCGGCGGGGTACGACACCGCCTGCTACTCCTCGAACGCCTGGATCACGCCGTACACCCACCTGACCGACGGCTTCGACAGTCAGGACAACTTCTTCGAGGTGATGCCCGGCGAGTTCCTCTCGGGACCGCTGGCGAAGGCGTGGAAGACGATGAACGACAACGAGGCGCTCCGGGCCGTCGCGGACAAACTCGTCAGCCTCGGCAACACCGCCCACGAGTACTTCGCCGGCGGCGGCGGCGCCGACTCGAAGACGCCCGCCGTCATCGACCGGACGGCGGAGTTCATCGACTCCTCGGACGAGTCGTTCGCGTTCATCAACCTCATGGACGCGCACCTGCCGTACCATCCGCCCGAGGAGTTCGCCGAGAAGTTCGCCCCCGGCGTCGACTCCACGGAGGTCTGCCAGAACTCCAAGGAGTACAACGCGGGCGCGCGCGACATCGACGACGACGAGTGGGAGGCCATTCGCGGCCTGTACGACGCCGAAATCGCCCACATCGACGACCAACTCGGCCGCCTGTTCGACTGGCTGAAAGAGACCGACCGATGGGACGACACGATGGTCGTCGTCTGCGCCGACCACGGCGAACTCCACGGCGAACACGACCTGTACGGCCACGAGTTCTGCCTGTACGACCCCCTCGTGAACGTCCCACTGATGGTGAAACATCCGGCGCTGGAGGACGAACGCCGCGAGGACCAGGTGGAACTGGTCGACCTCTATCACACGGTACTCGACGCTCTGGAGGTCGAGGGCGGGACGCCCGCCTCGCCCGGCGACGACGCCGTCACCCTCGACCGAACCCGGTCGCTGCTCTCGCAGTCCTACCGCGAGTTCTCGGAACCCGAGACGGCGAACGACGACCCCGGACGGGTTCACGATGGAGAGTACGCGTTCGTGGAGTACTCCCGTCCGGTGGTGGAACTGAAGCAGTTGGAGGAGAAGGCGTCGGACGCCGGTATCACGCTCCCCGAAGATTCGCGCTTTTACTCGCGGATGCGCGCCGCGCGGCGCACCGACGCGAAGTACGTCCGCATCGACCGCATCCCCGACGAGGCCTACCGCCTCGACGAGGACCCCGGCGAGGCGGAGAACCTCGCGGAGAGCGACGACGAGGCGATAGCCGAGACGGAGTCCGCCCTCTCCGCGTTCGAGTCGAACGTCGGCGGCGCGTGGACCGACGCGCTGAGCGACGACGTCTCGGACGACTCCGTGGAGGAGATGGACGAGGAGGCGCAGGAACGCCTGCGCGACCTCGGTTACTTGGAGTAGAGTCGGAGGGAGAGGGCCTCAGCCCGCCAGACGGAGTCCGGCAACGCCGGCGACGATGGCGACGATGCAGGCGAGTCGAACCGGCGAGGTGGACTCGTCGAACAGGACGATGCCGAGGAGGACGGTGCCCACCGCGCCGATTCCGGTCCAGACGGCGTAGGCGGTGCCGACCGGCAGCACCTCGACGGCGGCGGCGAGGCCGGCCATGCTCACGACGAGAGCGACGGCGACGAACGCCGTCGCGCGGAGGTTCGAGAAGCCGTCGGCGTACTCCAATCCGACGGCCCACGCCGTCTCGAAGAACGCGGCGCCGATCAGAACGAGCCAGGCGGTCTGTCTATCCACGCGCGCCGGTTCGGGACGCGCGGCCTTCACTGACTCGACTCCTTCTGTCGGGTCGGCGCCGACGCCTCGACCGCCTCGCGGACGCCGCGCCCGGCCTCCCACGTCCGAAGCAGGTCCGCCAGCGTTCGGTTCGTCGGGACGTCCAAACGGTGTCGCTCCCCGCGTTCGACCACGGCGCCGTTGATGGCGTCGACTTCGGTTCGTTTCTCGTCGTCCACGTCCTGCAGCGTCGACGACCGGTTGTCGCTCGTCGCCTCGACCACTTCGTCCAGCGCCGAGAGGGCGCGGCGGTTCGGCAGCGAGACACCCTCGGCGCGGGCGACGCGGGCAGTCTCGCGGGCGGCGCGGCGGGCGAGTTCCCGTCCGGGGTCGTCGGTCAGCGCGCCGTTCTCGACGCGCGCGAGGGCGGTAGCGGCGTTGATACCGGCGTTGACGGCGAGTTTCTCCCAGCGGCGCCGGGGCATGTCGGCCGCGACGAGCGTCTCGATTCCGGCGTCGCGGAACGCCTTGCCGACGCGTTCGGCGTGGGGGTCGATGCCGCCGCGCCGCGCCCCGAGAGCGACGCGTCCGACGCCGGTGCAGGCGACGCGGCCGGGGTCGAGGAGGCGCGCGCCGTAGGTGGCGGTGCCGGCGAGGACGGGCGCGTCGAGTCGCGCCGCCAGCGTCTCCTCGACGAAACCGTTCTGCAGCGAGAGCACCGCCTCGAACGACCCCCCCGCGAGGGCGTCCGCGGCCGCCGCCGTGTCGAACGACTTCACCGTCACGACGGCTACATCGGCGGGAGAACCGTCGTACTCGGTCGTCGCGGCGGGTGCGGTGTGAGCGTCGACGGCGCCGGAGACGCGGACGCCCCCCTCGCGGACGGCGGCGACGTGCGGGTCGCGGCCGACGAGCGTCACGTCGTGCGCGCGGGCGAGAAGCGCGCCGACGAGGGTGCCGAGACTACCGGCGCCGAAGACGAGTACATCCATGTCGGGCGGTCGTCGGCGGGCGGAAAAAGCGGTCGGGTCCGGGTTCGCGTCCGCGTCAGTCCTCTGTCCAGTAGTACAGTTCCTCTTTGGCCGCGCCGCAGTTCGGACAGGAGTCGGGCATCTCCTCCACGTCGCCCATCTCGCCGCAGTTGCCGCACCGCCACATCAGTTCGGCCTCGCCGAACTCGTGGCCGGCGCGTTCGTGTTCGACCGAGAGGCTGACGATTCCCTCCCGGGTCGACACGTAGAACCCGTCGTCGTCGAACCCGCGGACGCTGCCGAGTTCCTCGCCGTCTTCGGTGTACACGGTGCTCCCGATGCTGACGCTGGGTGTCTCGTCGACCATGTGAGAGGAATCGACGGCCGAGGGCATAAATCTCGGCGGCGAATCGCGGAGCGGGGTGGTGCGGAAAGAACGAAGCAGTTGTACCGTGAGGCGAGCGAACGCGAGCCTCACGGGAGCTTTTTGGTGGAGCTTTTTGCAACGAGCGGTCGCGCGTAGCGCGACCCGAGTCAGCAAAAAGGTCCTACATGAAGTCGCCCAACTTCGACGCCTTGTTCTTGTCGTTCTCGAAGACGGATTCGAGGCTCTTTTCGAGGACTTCGAGGCGCTGTTTGGTGTAGGGCCGGCAGTCGAACTCCTCGGCCACTTGAATCGCCGTCTCCATGTACTTGTTCACGGAGCCTTGGTGGACGGTGAGGTTCACCCGTCCGCCGCACTCCCGGCAGTCGCCCGTCAGCGGCATTCTCCGATACTTCTCCCCGCAGTCGAGACAGCGCGTCTCCTGCCTGGAGAACGCGCGGAGGTTGCCGATGAGATCAGGTAAAAAGTGATACTCGATGACGCGTTCGGCCACGTCCGTCTCGTCGACGGCGCGGAGTTTCCGCGCGAGTTCCAACTGGGCGTCCATCTTGTCCATCATCGACCCGAGCGTCTTGTACGCCGAGAGGTCCGGGCCGAGGGCGATGTCGGTGGTGTCGTGGGTGTGTTCGAATCCCCGGTACTCGTCGTCGGTGCCGAGGGTGTCCTCGCCCAGTTTGATGTCCTCTTCCACCTCGCCGGGGTCGGCCATCCGGAGAGACGCCTCGTAGAACGACTCGGGGTAGCGGCGCACGATGTCCATGTTGTGCGCCTCGTCGTCGATTTCGGAGGGGTCGATGCGCGAGGACATCACGAGGGGGGCGTCCATCTGCCCGCCGCGCTTGTCGGGGAGGAACTCCTTCGAGAAGTTCAGGAGGCCGTCCATGAGGAGCATGACGCAGTCCTCGTCGCCGTCGCATTGCTTCGCATATACGCCGTTCGACAGAACGGTGTGCGTCTCCTCGACAGTCAAGCAGTACGTGTGGTCGGTATCGGAACCGACGTAATCGACGGTGACGACTTCGTCGGCCGTTGTTCCGCCGTCGGTGGCGACGGACGTGGCTGCGCCGCCCGTTGAGGCATTTTCGGGTGGTGCCGACCCGACCGGAATCGAATCGCCGAGACCGATTTCTGTCGCCCTGATTTCCTCGATGTCGGCGCCGTCAAACCGGAGCATCTTATGGTCCGGCGTCACCGTCAGTTCGCGTCCGTTCCGCGTCTCGATGCGAACCATCTGGTCCGGTGCACGGTGCTTCGACACCGCTTCGACGGGTTTCACCACCTCGCCTCCGTCCTCGTCTATCGACGGGACAAACACGTCGCCGTCGAGTTCCTGCACGAGCGTTCCGAAATCGTCCGTGTCAGGGTCTTCTAAACGTGCCTCGACGAACTCGTCGATTCGCCCGTGGTGCCACTCGTCGATTTCGTCACGGTACCAGATTTTGGTTTCCGGGTGGAAGCAGTTCCGCCGTTTCGCCGCGTGAAAGTACGGATGCGCGTAACCCACGGCGGCGGACGTAAAGCCGACGACCCGCCCCACGACGGCGGCGGAGGTGTGCGGCGCCATCCCGAAGACGAGTTCGCCGATGAGGTCGTCTCGCTCCTCGACCTGGTAGAACGGCTCCAACCCGTAGAACTTCTCCAAGAGGTCGTCGACGAAGTCGGCCGTCTTCAGCATGTGTTCTGCGGCGCCGTCCGAGAGCACGATGTCCTGCACTTTCAGTTCGACCAGTTGGTCGTCGAAGCGCAGGGGTTCGCCGTCGATGTCCGTCTCGTAGCCGAGTTCGCGGAAGTGGTCGACGGTGACGTCGAGTTCGGCGGGGCGGACCGAGGTGACCGGCAGGTCGGTCATGTCGTAGCGGACGGTGCCGTCCTTGAACGAGGAGACGCCGTGTTTGGCTCTGAGGATGCCTTTTTCGAGCGGTTCGGGCGTCTTGTTCGCGGAGGTGAGTCCCTTCACGCCCTTCAGGATGGGGTAGGAGGACTCGCGTTCACCGACGGTTTCGAGCGCCGAGCGGAGTTCGCTCGCCAGGTCGACGGAGAACCAGTCGACGCTCTCGACTTCGCGTTCGCAGCGCTCGCAGTAGACGCGGCCGGACTCGTCGGGTTCGAGGACGGTACCGCAGTCCTCGCACTCGAAGTGCGGTTCGGTGTGTACCTCGCAGTCGGGACAGCGGTTCTTGTACGTGTGCGCGCCGCAGTCCGGGCACATTCGGTCGCCGACCAGAACGTCCAGTTTCCCGCGCTGGCCGCGGTCGTTGCGGGCGCGGGCCGCCTCGCCCACGTTGCGCTGGTTGCCACCCATCTCCGTGATGGGAAACAGCGTGTGGACCGCCGGCGAGAGGTCGCGCGACTCCGACTTCTCGGGGCGGCCCATCCGGTTGCCGATGCGAGTCGGCGCGCGTTCGCGCACGTCGAAGGGGGCGACTTCGTTGACGGCCTTCACCGCGTTGTCGCCGCCGTCCCACTCGCGCGCCTCGGGGGAGAGGTCGGTCCACTCCTTTTCGAGGGAATCCGAAAGACCCAGCGAGCGAACGAAAAGCCGCCAGTTCGGCACGCGGAGCGTCTCTTCGGTCTGGGTGTGCTCGACGAGGAGGCGTTCGAGCGTCCGGGTCAGTTCCCCCGTTCGGTCCAGTTCGAGGACGCCGTCCGTCGGGGCGGCGTCGCCCGACCGCACGACCATCCCGCCGTCGGACTCCACCTCGGCGATGCGGCCCGACGCGGCGGCGTCGGCGAGCGTCTCGAACTCGCTCACGGAAATGTCGTGCCACAGGTAGGTGTACTTCGGGTGGAGGTGACAGTCGTAGTCGGTGGCCCACGCGAACGCCTCTTTCGGACTCGGGTCGTCGAGTTCGACGCCCGGGTCGTCTTCGAGGGCCTGTACGGGCGCGCCGGCGGACGCGAACTCCTGCACCCACCACTCGTGGACGTAGGAGGCGGGCGCGAGGGGGTGGTTGTTCTCGACGAACTCGCCGAAGTTGACGAGATACTCGCCCAAATCGAGAATCTCCTCGACGCCGTTGCGGACTTCGAGGGCCTCCGCGGGGTCGTCGATGCGGCGCACGTCGCCGTTGGCCAGTCTGACCGTCGGCCCCTCGATGGAGTCGACGGGGATGACGCCGCCGGCCTTCCCGGGGCGTTCGGTCTTTATCTGCGTCCCGGTGGCGAGGAAGTCGTCGACGAGGTGCATCGTCGCCGGATGGACGCCGGCGGTGGCGAAGCCGTGGTTGCGGGAGCGACCGTATCGGAGCCTGAAACCGCCCGCCTCGCTCGGGTGGCCGAAGACGGGCCGGCCGGCGATGAGGTCCCGCAGGTACTTCGTCGCGGGTTCGACGCGGGCGGGGCCGGTCGGTTCGGGCGACCCGTCGGGGGCGTCGTCCGCCTCCTCGTCGGCCGCCGCTTCGTCGTCGTCCTCCGCCTCGGCGTCTTCGGCGTCTTCCCCGTCTCCGTCGGCGCCGTCGTAGTAGGTGCCGTCGATGAGGTCCTGGAGCCACGGCCAGTCGACCTCGTCGAGTTGGCGCGTGTAGCGCTGAATCTTCGGCGCCTTGAGGGCGATACCCTCCGCGAGAACAAGACACATGCCGCCGCGGGCGGAGTTGGTGTCGACGCGTTCCAAATCGCGGAAGCCCGACACCTCCTCGTCGCCCGTCGCCTCGCCGTCGAGCATGATGGGCATGTGCTTCGCGATGAACTTCGTCTCCTTGTCCTTCGGCGAGTACTGGAGGCCCGTCTCCTTGTCGTAGAGGGCGACCTCCTCGGCGTAGCGCTCGGTCTCGACCTCTCTGGCCTCGTACTCGTCGATGCCGAGCAGCGACCGGGCGAAGTCGGCGACGAGCACCGAGAGCGCCTGCGCCGTCCCGCCCGCGGAGCGAATCGGGCCGGCGTAGTAGACGTTGACGAACTCGGTGCCGTCGTCGTTCTCCAGAATCTCGACGCGGTCGATGCCCTCTATCGGCGCGGCGACGACGCCCTCGGTGAGGAGGGCGACGGCCGTCCGGACCGCGCCCTCGACCTTCCCGGCGCGGGAGTCGTAGTCGCCGACGCTCCCCTCGACGAAGTCGTTGACGAGTTCGAGGGCGGCCTCCTCGCGGGACATCTCACCCTCCAACTCGCGGACGCGTTCGGCGACGCCCGGGATTCCGAGGATGTTCTCGACGCGGTCGGCCATGTCCTTGGCGACCGGAATCTCTACCTCGGGCTGAGGGTCGCGCCCCTGCTCTTTCGCCGCGCGCGCGAGGTCGAACGCCTCGTCGAGACGGCCCTCGATGCGCGCGAAGTACCGTTCGTCGTCCTCGTGCACGGCTTACAACCAGAGGTCGAGGTCGGTCACGTCGTCGTGTTCGCGTTCGAGGGGTTCGTCGAACGCGCGGATGTACACCTCGCCGGCGAACACGGTGGCGGCGTTGAGGTGGCCCGCCAGCGACTGTCCGCTCCGGCGGGAGAGGACGGCGTGGGTGTGGGCGAACGGGTCGCCGTCGAGGAGGGCGACGTTGCCGACGCAGGCGGCGACTTCCAGCGGTTCGTCGAACGTCACCGAGCGGTACTCCTGGTCGCTCTGGTCGTAGAACCACACCTCCGCGTCCTGCACTGCGCCCATGGCGTTGAACCACGCCGACTCGATATCCTCCAGTTCGGCGAACTCCTCGATCTCCTCGCGCCAGTCCGCCCCGTGGTCCAGCGAGACGAGGAACTCGCGACTGGACTCGACTGCCCGATAGTTCATACCCGGGACCTCGCGTGGGACCGCCAAAAGTGTTCAGTGTTCGTGACCGGCCCGTTCGGACGCGGGCGACCGGCGGCCCGCGGCGCGTCGACGGGGCCGACGCTCGGCGGCGAGAGAAGAGACGAAGGAGGACGAGTCGAACCGCGGACGTGGCGCGCCCGCGGGTTCGGAGGGGCCGTCAGGCCCAGTCTCGAAGCGACGGCGCCTCGGTCTCGCACATCGAGAGCCACGCGTCGTCGCAGGAGATGTCCGCGATAATGAACTCCGAACCGGAGGGGGTGGAGTCCACCGAGGCCATCACCTCGGCGCGCGACGCGTCGGACGCAGCCGTCGCATTCGGCGTCATGTATGATACTGTGTAACAACCATACATAAACTCGTCGGAACGCCGCCGGATTCGTCGCGGTACCGATAGTTTCCACCGAGAAAGCGAGAAAGATACAAGAAAACAGAAAACGCGTTTTTGTGTGCAGCGCTCGGCATATATGGGCGACTACGCATGAAATTATACGGCTGGTACGTCATGCTATATCAAACGAGTCGAATGCGGTAACTTTATCCACGAGAATCCAAATTTTAGTTTGAATGCCAGATAGTACCAAACTCTCGCGCCGCGGATTTCTGAAGGCGACGGGCGGAGCGGCCGCCGTGACTGCGCTCGCCGGGTGTTCCGGCGAGGGGAACGGCGAAGGAACGACCGAGTCCGGCGGGGCCGGAACCGGCACGGAAGCGACGGGGACGGCGACCGAAGAGAGCGGAGACGGCAGCGAACTGTCCGGTTCCGTGTTCAACCGCGTGCTGAGCGGAACCATCACGACGCTGGACCCCGTCGCGGCGACGGACACGGCCTCGGGCATCGTCATCCAGCAGCTGTTCGACTGCCTGATGGCGTACCCGAACGCGCTGCCGACCGTCGAGAACGAACTCGCCGCGGACTACACGGTGTCGGACGACTACCGGACGTACACCTTCCAGCTCGCCGACGCCACCTTCCACAACGGCGACAAGGTCACGGCCTCCGACTTCGTCTACGCGTGGGAGCGCCTCGCGGCCTCCAGCAACAGCCGCCGCGCCTACTTCATCCTCGACTCCGTCGGCGTCCAGCACGAGACGGACGGGGAGGACAGCTACGTCCCGGGGTCGCTCGGCGTCGAGGCGACGGGCGAGACCGAACTCACCGTCAGCCTCAGCGAACCGTTCCACGACACGCTGGAGATGTTCGCCTACACGTCGTTCGCGGCGGTCCCCGAGGGGCTCGTCGGCGACGTCGGCGACTACGACGGCCAGCTATCCTACGACGAGTTCGCCAACACGAACCCCGTCGGCGCGGGGCCGTTCCAGTTCGCGTTCTGGGAGAAGGGTACCTCCGCGGCGGTCACGAAGTACGACGACTACTACGGCAACGTCGCGAAGGTCGACAACGTCCGCTGGCAGGTCATCGAGGACGACACGGCCCTGTACAACTACGCGATGAACCGGAACGCGGACTACTTCGAGCTGCCGACCGCGCAGTTCGACCCCGCGAAGGTCCAAGTCGAAGAGACCGACGACTACGGTCGCGAGACCGGGACGTACGGCCCACTCCGGAACAACGCGACGGCGAACTACGTCGGCGTCCCGACGCTGTCCATCTACTACGTCGGGTTCAACATGAGCAAGGTGCCGAAGCCGGTTCGGCAGGCGTTCGCGTACGTGCTGAACCAAGAGCAGATGGTCTCGGAGGTGTTCAAGAACCGCGGCTCCCCGGCGCAGCTGTTCACGCCGCCGACCATCTTCCCCGGCGGCGCGGAGGCCGCGACCGAACTCGTCGAGTCCGAGTACCCCTACAGCATGGGCGAGACCGACATCCAGGCCGCGCGGCAGGTCATGGAAGAGGCCGGCTACGGCCCCGACAACAAGTTCGAGGTGCAGTGGACGCAGTACAACTCCAACACCTGGGAGCAGATGGCGGGCATCCTGCGCGACCAGCTCGCGTCGGCCCACATCAACATGCAGATAGAGAAGGCCGACTTCTCGACGCTGCTCGAACGCGGTCGTAACGGACAGCTCCAGGCGTACACGCTCGGCTGGATCGCCGACTGGCCCGCGCCGGACAACTTCCTGCAGCTTCTGAACCCGCCGCAGACGGACACCTCGCAGCCGGGTCCCATCTCGTACGTCAACTGGACGAGCGAGAACGGCGACGCGGCTCAGCAGGCGACGGACGCCTACCAGACGGTCGTCAACAACGCGGCGCCGACCGACCAGGCGCAGCAGGCCCGCAACGAGGCCTACGTGGCGATGGAGCAGGCCAACTGGGAGGACGTGGCGATGCTGCCCATCTACAACGCCAAGGACGAGCGGTTCTGGTACGACAACGTCGAGATAGAGCCGTTCGGCGGCATGGGTCCGAGCCGGCAGAAGCTCAACAACGTCACGCTCACCGAGCAGTCGAACTGACCCGATAGAAGCACCCACCGCTGACCAAAAACTTTCAATAGTTTTTGACAGCCGTGCAGTACTATTTCGGAACGCCCTACGGGCGGACAGCAGAGCCGCTGTACGGTGGAATACGATGATACAGAAACGCAAGACATATCCACATTACCCAGTGAACGTTCACTCAATGTTCGAACGGACCGCTCGCGGAGAGACGCCATGAGTCGGTGGCAGTACTTCCTCCGCAGGATACTGATGTCGATTCCCGTGGTCATCTTCGGGACGACCATCACGTTCGCGCTCATCCGACTGGGACCGCTCGACCCGGTGTCCGCGATTCTGGGGACGCAGTACACCCCGGAGGCCGCGGCGCAGATACGGTCGAACCTCGGGCTCAACGAACCGCTCTGGAGCCAGTACTTCGAGTTCATGTACCGACTGTTCACCTTCGACCTCGGCCGGTCGTGGGTCATCGCCCCCGGGACGAGCGCGTACCAACTCATCGAGGTGTACGCCCCCCGGACCATCTGGCTCGGCTTCTGGTCGGTGCTCATCGCGCTGTTCGTCGGGATTCCGCTCGGCTTCTACGCCGGGTTGAACCCGAACACCTCCTCGGACTACCTCGCGTCGTTCGGGGGTATCGTCTGGCGCGCGATGCCGAACTTCTGGCTGGCCATCATCCTCGTCACCGCCCTCTCGCAACTCGGAACGTGGACGAACGGACTGTTCGCGTGGCAGACGTGGATCGTTCGGACGAACGTCGTCACGCCGCCGGCGCTCGGGTTCTTCCGGTCGCCGATAGAGGGATTCCTCAGCGACCCCGCCGGCTGGCTCGAATCGTTCCTCCGGGCGACGAAGCAGATAGCTCCGGCCGCTCTGGTGCTCGGGTCCGCGTCGATGGGTAACGAGATGCGCATCGGCCGGACGGCCGTCCTCGAGACCATCAACTCGAACTACGTCGAGACCGCGCGAGCGAAGGGCGTCTCCGGCCGCTCGCTCGTCTGGAAGCATATCTTCCGGAACGCGCTCATCCCGCTGGTGCCAATCATCACGGGCGAGGCGTTCCTGCTCCTGGGCGGGTCGGTGTTCGTCGAGACGGTCTTCGCCATCAACGGTCTCGGGTGGCTGTTCTTCAACGCGGCCATCAACGGCGACCTGCCGCTCATCGGGACGCTGATGTACATCTTCATCCTCATCCTGGTCGGCACGAACATCCTACAGGACTTCCTGTACACGGTCATCGACCCGCGCGTCGGGTACGACGGGTGATTCATCGTGGCTACGACAGATAACACCGAAACGACGCTTCGACGACGAGTCGCTGAGAATCCCCAACCCGCGCTGATATGGGCCGCCGTCGGCGCCGTCCTCCTCGGCGTGGAACTGGGTGCTATCCTCCAGGTCGTCGGCGCCTTGGCCGGCGTCGTGGTCAACCTCCTGCCCGGCGACCCCGGCGCGGGCGCCGTGCAGTCGCTTCAAGCCGCCTTCGACGCGATTCCGACGCTCATCTCGCGCGACGTGATACCGAATCAGGGCTACTGGAACGGGAGCCGGTACGTCGACACCTTCCTCAACCTCTCGCCCGCCGGGGCGTGGGCCCTCCGACTGCTGGTCGTGTACGCCTACGCCTTCGCCGTCCTCGGGTGGCTCTGGAACGGCTACAACCGCTTCCGCCG
This is a stretch of genomic DNA from Halogeometricum sp. S3BR5-2. It encodes these proteins:
- a CDS encoding DUF5783 family protein, which translates into the protein MTEFDPEKFEDKYVHYFPELQRAYKNAFSTMNDEYDSNLIHAIDQQILNESEPVYEDGEFRIRLPENPEERLTGVVVDDEKLDAVLERYVEELKAEHRRVFGVSG
- a CDS encoding ketopantoate reductase family protein: MDVLVFGAGSLGTLVGALLARAHDVTLVGRDPHVAAVREGGVRVSGAVDAHTAPAATTEYDGSPADVAVVTVKSFDTAAAADALAGGSFEAVLSLQNGFVEETLAARLDAPVLAGTATYGARLLDPGRVACTGVGRVALGARRGGIDPHAERVGKAFRDAGIETLVAADMPRRRWEKLAVNAGINAATALARVENGALTDDPGRELARRAARETARVARAEGVSLPNRRALSALDEVVEATSDNRSSTLQDVDDEKRTEVDAINGAVVERGERHRLDVPTNRTLADLLRTWEAGRGVREAVEASAPTRQKESSQ
- a CDS encoding DMT family transporter — protein: MKAARPEPARVDRQTAWLVLIGAAFFETAWAVGLEYADGFSNLRATAFVAVALVVSMAGLAAAVEVLPVGTAYAVWTGIGAVGTVLLGIVLFDESTSPVRLACIVAIVAGVAGLRLAG
- a CDS encoding DUF7130 family rubredoxin-like protein, whose product is MVDETPSVSIGSTVYTEDGEELGSVRGFDDDGFYVSTREGIVSLSVEHERAGHEFGEAELMWRCGNCGEMGDVEEMPDSCPNCGAAKEELYYWTED
- a CDS encoding NifU family protein, with protein sequence MSTDATNADEDLKERVTNFLRRNFPQIQMHGGSAAIQHLDRETGEVTIMLGGACSGCGISPMTIQAIKSRMVKEIPEIETVNADTGMGGDGGHDGGMSPSFPGESSSDDGGSDEGPQAPF
- a CDS encoding sulfatase; this translates as MSTEAPENVLFVVMDTVRKDRLGPYGYDRGTTPNLDAFAEEATVFEQAVAPAPWTLPVHASLFTGMYPSHHGADQENPYLEGATTLAETLSAAGYDTACYSSNAWITPYTHLTDGFDSQDNFFEVMPGEFLSGPLAKAWKTMNDNEALRAVADKLVSLGNTAHEYFAGGGGADSKTPAVIDRTAEFIDSSDESFAFINLMDAHLPYHPPEEFAEKFAPGVDSTEVCQNSKEYNAGARDIDDDEWEAIRGLYDAEIAHIDDQLGRLFDWLKETDRWDDTMVVVCADHGELHGEHDLYGHEFCLYDPLVNVPLMVKHPALEDERREDQVELVDLYHTVLDALEVEGGTPASPGDDAVTLDRTRSLLSQSYREFSEPETANDDPGRVHDGEYAFVEYSRPVVELKQLEEKASDAGITLPEDSRFYSRMRAARRTDAKYVRIDRIPDEAYRLDEDPGEAENLAESDDEAIAETESALSAFESNVGGAWTDALSDDVSDDSVEEMDEEAQERLRDLGYLE